From Acidimicrobiales bacterium, one genomic window encodes:
- a CDS encoding NAD(P)-dependent oxidoreductase gives MKILLADSLPATALARLEAAGDEVVVDASLTATDLGAALAGFEVLVVRSTEVTADALAHADELALIVRAGAGTNTIDTVTAAELGIFVCNVPGQNALAVAELAMGLLIAVDRHIAAATADLRAGQWNKKAYSKADGLFGRTLGIIGLGDIGIAMAARATAFGIDVIAIDKPGRPATTLERASRAGVRFVSSLDALLATADIVSLHVPGGSETKGMVDAGFLAKMKDDAILLNTCRGDVVDEAALIAAMDTRGLRAGLDVFADEPGSSTGEFVSALAQHPSVVATHHVGASTEQAQQAVAAGTIDAIEAYRAGGVVNCVNMEAEPQRAATLSVRHKDRVGVLAAVLAILRGSDLNVSTMSNRVFAGARAAVAAIDVDGVPTDEVLAQITAHEHVINVSVTLA, from the coding sequence ATGAAGATACTGCTCGCCGACTCCCTGCCCGCCACCGCCCTCGCCCGCCTCGAGGCTGCCGGCGACGAGGTCGTGGTCGACGCCTCCCTCACCGCCACCGACCTCGGCGCGGCACTCGCCGGATTCGAGGTCCTCGTGGTCCGCTCGACCGAGGTCACCGCCGACGCCCTCGCCCACGCCGACGAACTCGCCCTGATCGTGCGAGCCGGTGCCGGAACCAACACCATCGACACGGTCACGGCCGCCGAGCTCGGCATCTTCGTGTGCAACGTGCCGGGCCAGAACGCGCTGGCCGTCGCCGAGCTCGCCATGGGGCTGCTGATCGCCGTCGACCGCCACATCGCCGCCGCGACCGCCGATCTGCGAGCGGGGCAGTGGAACAAGAAGGCCTACTCGAAGGCCGACGGGCTGTTCGGGCGCACACTCGGCATCATCGGTCTGGGCGACATCGGCATCGCGATGGCCGCCCGGGCGACCGCCTTCGGGATCGACGTGATCGCGATCGACAAGCCGGGCCGACCCGCGACAACGCTCGAACGGGCGAGCCGGGCCGGAGTGCGGTTCGTCTCGTCGCTCGACGCGTTGCTCGCGACCGCCGACATCGTCTCGCTGCACGTTCCGGGTGGCTCCGAGACCAAGGGCATGGTCGACGCCGGGTTCCTCGCCAAGATGAAGGACGACGCGATCCTGCTCAACACCTGCCGCGGCGACGTGGTCGACGAAGCCGCGCTCATCGCCGCGATGGACACCCGCGGCCTGCGAGCCGGTCTCGACGTGTTCGCCGACGAGCCGGGCAGCAGCACCGGCGAGTTCGTGTCGGCGCTGGCGCAACACCCGTCGGTGGTCGCGACCCACCACGTCGGCGCGTCGACCGAACAGGCACAGCAGGCGGTGGCGGCGGGGACGATCGACGCCATCGAGGCCTACCGGGCCGGCGGCGTCGTCAACTGCGTGAACATGGAGGCCGAACCCCAACGGGCCGCCACGCTCTCGGTCCGCCACAAGGACCGCGTCGGTGTGCTGGCCGCCGTCCTCGCGATCCTGCGGGGTTCCGATCTCAACGTCTCGACGATGTCGAACCGGGTGTTCGCCGGTGCCAGGGCGGCAGTCGCCGCGATCGACGTCGACGGCGTGCCGACCGACGAGGTCCTCGCCCAGATCACGGCCCACGAACACGTGATCAACGTCTCCGTGACCCTCGCATGA
- a CDS encoding putative capsular polysaccharide synthesis family protein, whose protein sequence is MPAIRPSRISALGRPLRRASSGVDRAMVHAETRSRLRRNPIVVYSMGKTGTTSLTTALEAASGRPVVKAHALSPRGIATRLAKAQRLAIVERPRFLWSCEEIARALGAGGRWDLLCGVRDPVALAVSDHFYGLQRQREVGRDPWVDEHDADGHAAAIADNLRTNFIETDWFSEELGAVTGLDVYATPFPHHEGFSTHEDGRFRALVVRAEDLDDVGPRAIASFLGLPAPLPIERRNTGTAGDPTSAYRRFVDRAALPDDLVDAVYATPLARHFYRDDQRARFRARWTGARV, encoded by the coding sequence ATGCCCGCGATCCGCCCTTCTCGGATCTCCGCCCTCGGCCGACCGCTGCGGCGGGCCAGCAGCGGCGTCGACCGTGCCATGGTCCATGCCGAGACTCGCAGCCGGCTGCGACGAAACCCGATCGTCGTCTACTCGATGGGCAAGACCGGCACCACGTCGCTCACCACGGCGCTCGAAGCCGCCAGCGGTCGGCCGGTGGTGAAGGCCCACGCGTTGAGTCCCCGCGGGATAGCAACGAGGCTTGCCAAGGCCCAACGGCTCGCGATCGTCGAACGACCACGCTTCTTGTGGTCGTGCGAGGAGATCGCCCGCGCCCTCGGCGCCGGCGGCCGATGGGACCTTCTCTGCGGCGTGCGCGATCCGGTGGCGCTCGCCGTGTCGGACCACTTCTACGGCCTCCAACGTCAGCGCGAGGTGGGCCGCGACCCCTGGGTCGACGAGCACGACGCCGACGGGCACGCCGCCGCGATCGCCGACAACCTCCGCACGAACTTCATCGAAACCGACTGGTTCTCCGAAGAGCTGGGAGCGGTCACCGGTCTCGATGTCTACGCGACGCCGTTCCCCCACCACGAAGGCTTCTCGACCCACGAGGACGGTCGCTTCCGTGCCCTCGTGGTGCGAGCAGAGGACCTCGACGACGTCGGCCCACGGGCGATCGCGTCGTTCCTCGGTCTGCCGGCGCCGCTGCCCATCGAACGTCGCAACACCGGAACGGCAGGGGACCCGACCTCGGCCTACCGTCGCTTCGTCGACCGCGCCGCACTGCCCGACGACCTCGTCGACGCGGTGTACGCAACGCCGCTCGCCCGGCACTTCTACCGCGACGACCAGCGCGCCCGGTTCCGGGCCCGCTGGACGGGAGCACGGGTGTGA
- a CDS encoding glycosyltransferase, translated as MPLDLSVIIPCHNEAATLPAQLESLQAQEWDGAWEIIVVDNGSTDDTAAVAERYAHGPVPVRVVGATERAGVAYARNSGARETDARSIAFCDGDDVVFPGWTAAIGNALVDEPLVTGTLDGERLNEPWLARTRPMGSSDSLPHFGRVPFARGNNSAMHRALWEELEGYDEGFTGLEDIEFSVRAAGAGYRPALVPDARVAYRFRSGLRATWRQGIHYGLGQPEIAHQAATLGLPGPGRFRGLKSWAWLLTRTPTLVSRAGRYAWLFTLAVRCGVLRGVAATRRLYF; from the coding sequence ATGCCGCTCGACCTCTCCGTCATCATCCCGTGCCACAACGAGGCCGCGACCCTGCCGGCCCAGCTCGAATCGCTCCAGGCCCAGGAATGGGACGGCGCGTGGGAGATCATCGTCGTCGACAACGGATCGACCGACGACACCGCGGCGGTGGCCGAACGGTACGCGCACGGTCCCGTCCCCGTGCGCGTCGTCGGCGCCACGGAGCGGGCCGGCGTCGCCTACGCCCGCAACAGTGGCGCCCGTGAAACCGATGCCCGTTCGATCGCCTTCTGCGACGGCGACGACGTGGTCTTCCCCGGGTGGACCGCGGCGATCGGCAACGCCCTGGTCGACGAGCCGCTCGTCACCGGCACCCTCGACGGCGAACGGCTCAACGAGCCGTGGCTCGCCCGTACCCGGCCGATGGGCTCCAGCGACTCACTGCCCCATTTCGGTCGGGTCCCGTTCGCCCGCGGCAACAACAGCGCGATGCACCGCGCGCTCTGGGAGGAGCTCGAGGGCTACGACGAGGGCTTCACCGGCCTCGAGGACATCGAGTTCTCCGTGCGCGCCGCCGGCGCCGGCTACCGCCCCGCGCTCGTCCCCGACGCCCGCGTCGCCTACCGCTTCCGTTCCGGACTGCGAGCCACGTGGCGCCAGGGAATCCACTACGGACTCGGCCAACCCGAGATCGCCCATCAGGCCGCCACGTTGGGGCTTCCCGGACCGGGCCGGTTCCGCGGGTTGAAGTCGTGGGCCTGGTTGCTGACCCGCACCCCGACCCTCGTCAGCCGGGCCGGGCGGTACGCGTGGCTGTTCACGCTCGCCGTGCGCTGCGGGGTCCTGCGCGGCGTGGCCGCGACCCGCCGGCTCTACTTCTGA
- a CDS encoding sulfotransferase, whose product MTANRAAPLFVIGCPRSGTTLLLDLLAGTRAFGYVSTSGTRRDVGESLHGRTRIYDTPLVGEYLYTHRSRLLGATARFGPLGRAARRRLPSAIEPWEFWEDLIPTFRPEWGDGPAVDPSATTLTTDVVERTRAVVDDLLDRQRREVLLSKYTDFPRIDLMRAIFPTARFVHIRRDPHAVANSYAVEIESGRFGTWGYRDWWATQWPDSARDHWRANGETMLGFAAHNRNRLVELIEQATADDPQCMAVTYEELALDPTATLDRILRFAGVTTRTDLDRLVASRRVANTNEGWRAKRSAQEAALLDEILTPEEQ is encoded by the coding sequence ATGACCGCGAACCGCGCCGCGCCGCTCTTCGTGATCGGGTGCCCCCGGTCGGGCACCACGCTCCTGCTCGACCTCCTGGCCGGCACCCGGGCGTTCGGCTACGTCAGCACGAGCGGCACGCGGCGCGACGTCGGCGAGTCGCTCCACGGCCGCACCCGGATCTACGACACCCCGCTGGTCGGCGAGTACCTCTACACCCACCGGTCCCGACTGCTCGGCGCGACGGCGCGGTTCGGGCCCCTCGGTCGGGCGGCACGGCGGCGTCTGCCGTCGGCGATCGAGCCGTGGGAGTTCTGGGAGGACCTGATCCCGACCTTTCGGCCGGAATGGGGCGACGGGCCCGCCGTCGACCCGTCCGCCACCACCCTCACGACCGATGTCGTCGAACGCACGCGTGCCGTCGTCGACGACCTGCTCGACCGGCAACGACGCGAGGTCCTGCTGTCGAAATACACCGACTTCCCGAGGATCGATCTGATGCGGGCGATCTTCCCGACCGCCCGCTTCGTCCACATCCGCCGGGATCCCCACGCCGTCGCCAACAGCTACGCGGTCGAGATCGAGTCCGGCCGGTTCGGCACCTGGGGCTATCGCGACTGGTGGGCGACGCAATGGCCCGACTCGGCCCGCGACCACTGGCGGGCCAACGGTGAGACGATGCTCGGCTTCGCCGCCCACAATCGCAACCGCCTCGTCGAGCTGATCGAGCAGGCGACCGCCGACGACCCGCAGTGCATGGCCGTCACCTACGAGGAGCTGGCGCTCGATCCGACCGCGACCCTCGACCGGATCCTGCGCTTCGCCGGCGTCACCACCCGGACCGACCTCGACCGGCTCGTCGCGTCCCGACGGGTCGCCAACACCAACGAGGGGTGGCGGGCGAAGCGGTCGGCGCAGGAGGCCGCCCTCCTCGACGAGATCCTGACTCCCGAGGAGCAATGA
- a CDS encoding ABC transporter ATP-binding protein: MGSRALLKGEQRALVGIVALTLVGTMGEAGFLVIIARAGVALANGDEVITLQGDHTVTMVVGLAAAAAFIALRFVANIGGAALSSVSMARASIRLQSEFTDAYLATAWDVKHGLAPGRVQQLLSNYARTAVNVVAAVSRGLTAGVSLFALIAVAFAIQPYITIVAAVLVAALGAAMMPLRRKVQQVSQRAAAAQVAFGTRVHETESMALEIEVHGVRDAVADRVRTDATEAANALGWSQFAQLAIGPAYQLVAYGGVVGLLAVGISTGVDDIGTVGAVLILLLRCLGYGQSLQVARAQYVQADVYTTALADEVVRYREATPAAGTASADTRTGLSAVGLDYTYDDEPTLHDLSFEVAPGSIIGVVGPSGSGKSTLTQLVLGLRESGGALRFDGVPIDDADPAWWRTQVAMVPQHSQLLTGSVADNVRFLRDEITDAAVVEACRRAAIHDEILAMGGYEASVGERGGALSGGQRQRLCIARALAGRPNLLVLDEPTSALDAGAERHVLDSLAALRGETTILVVTHRLAVLDVCDHVLSLDGGRIEYLGPTAGYRERLDPSWSI, from the coding sequence ATGGGGAGTCGTGCACTGCTGAAGGGCGAACAACGGGCACTCGTCGGCATCGTCGCGCTCACGCTCGTGGGGACGATGGGCGAGGCCGGGTTCCTCGTCATCATCGCCCGGGCCGGCGTGGCCCTCGCGAACGGCGACGAGGTGATCACCCTCCAGGGCGATCACACGGTCACCATGGTGGTCGGCCTCGCCGCCGCGGCTGCGTTCATCGCCCTGCGTTTCGTCGCCAACATCGGTGGCGCCGCGCTGTCGAGCGTCAGCATGGCCCGCGCGTCGATCCGTCTGCAGTCGGAGTTCACCGATGCCTACCTCGCCACCGCGTGGGACGTGAAACACGGCCTGGCACCCGGCCGGGTCCAGCAACTGCTCAGCAACTACGCGCGGACGGCCGTCAATGTCGTCGCCGCCGTGAGCCGAGGACTCACTGCCGGCGTCAGCCTCTTCGCGCTCATCGCCGTCGCGTTCGCGATCCAGCCCTACATCACGATCGTCGCCGCCGTGCTCGTGGCCGCGCTCGGTGCCGCGATGATGCCGTTGCGGCGAAAGGTCCAACAGGTCTCGCAGCGCGCCGCCGCCGCCCAGGTCGCGTTCGGGACCCGGGTCCACGAGACCGAGTCGATGGCGCTCGAGATCGAGGTCCACGGCGTGCGCGACGCGGTCGCCGACCGGGTCCGCACCGACGCCACCGAGGCCGCCAATGCGCTCGGGTGGTCGCAGTTCGCCCAGCTCGCCATCGGTCCCGCGTACCAGCTCGTCGCCTATGGCGGTGTCGTCGGGCTGCTCGCCGTCGGCATCAGCACCGGCGTCGACGACATCGGCACCGTCGGTGCGGTCCTCATCCTGCTGCTGCGTTGCCTCGGCTACGGACAGTCGCTGCAGGTCGCCCGGGCGCAATACGTCCAGGCCGACGTGTACACGACCGCACTGGCCGACGAGGTCGTCCGATACCGCGAAGCGACCCCTGCCGCGGGCACGGCGTCGGCCGACACCCGCACGGGCCTGTCGGCCGTCGGCCTCGACTACACGTACGACGACGAGCCGACGTTGCACGATCTCTCGTTCGAGGTCGCGCCCGGCTCGATCATCGGCGTCGTCGGACCCTCGGGCAGCGGCAAGTCGACGCTCACCCAGCTGGTCCTCGGCCTGCGCGAATCAGGGGGCGCTCTCCGCTTCGACGGTGTGCCCATCGACGATGCCGATCCGGCGTGGTGGCGCACCCAGGTCGCGATGGTCCCCCAGCACAGTCAACTGCTGACCGGCTCGGTCGCCGACAACGTCCGCTTCCTTCGTGACGAGATCACCGACGCCGCCGTCGTCGAGGCGTGCCGCCGGGCCGCGATCCACGACGAGATCCTGGCGATGGGCGGCTACGAGGCCTCGGTGGGCGAACGGGGCGGTGCCCTGTCGGGTGGCCAGCGCCAGCGGCTCTGCATCGCTCGCGCCCTCGCCGGACGACCCAACCTGCTCGTGCTCGACGAGCCGACCAGCGCGCTCGACGCCGGCGCGGAACGCCACGTTCTCGACTCGCTCGCCGCGCTACGGGGCGAGACCACGATCCTCGTCGTCACCCACCGTCTCGCCGTGCTCGACGTGTGCGACCACGTCCTCAGCCTCGACGGAGGCCGCATCGAGTACCTCGGCCCCACCGCCGGGTACCGGGAGCGTCTCGATCCGTCCTGGAGCATCTGA
- a CDS encoding bifunctional 5,10-methylenetetrahydrofolate dehydrogenase/5,10-methenyltetrahydrofolate cyclohydrolase yields MTSYDDFERTASGAVLMDGNKLRDEIVAGIRSEIDGLGNPGVCLATVLVGSDKPSQIYVRNKHRKAEEAGMVSRHVELPADATQDDVETAVRDLADDPDVHGILVQLPLPAGLDAEAVLDLVPPEKDVDGLTERSMGRLVRGRVGHVPCTPLGVMRLLRRYGVETSGREAVVIGRSTLVGLPQVLLLGRKGCDATATLAHSRTADLAAVCRRADIIVAAAGMARLVTADFVKPGAAVLDVGISRTEEGIVGDVDFDSVQEIAGAITPMPGGTGPMTIGCLMENTLAAARMLGAIPR; encoded by the coding sequence GTGACTTCGTACGACGACTTCGAACGAACCGCGAGCGGCGCTGTGCTGATGGACGGCAACAAGCTCCGCGACGAGATCGTGGCCGGGATCCGGTCCGAGATCGACGGGTTGGGCAACCCCGGCGTGTGCCTCGCGACGGTGCTCGTCGGCAGCGACAAGCCGAGTCAGATCTATGTGCGCAACAAGCACCGCAAGGCGGAGGAGGCCGGCATGGTGTCGCGCCACGTCGAGCTCCCCGCAGACGCGACGCAAGACGATGTCGAGACCGCGGTGCGCGACCTGGCCGACGATCCCGACGTCCACGGCATCCTCGTGCAACTGCCGCTTCCCGCCGGTCTCGATGCCGAGGCCGTGCTCGATCTGGTACCGCCGGAGAAGGACGTCGACGGGCTCACCGAGCGCTCGATGGGGCGGCTCGTTCGGGGTCGGGTCGGGCACGTGCCCTGCACCCCGCTCGGGGTGATGCGTCTCCTGCGGCGTTATGGCGTCGAGACCTCGGGCCGGGAGGCCGTCGTCATCGGTCGGTCGACGCTGGTCGGGCTTCCCCAAGTGCTCCTGCTCGGCCGCAAGGGCTGCGACGCGACGGCCACCCTGGCCCACAGCCGCACCGCCGATCTCGCCGCAGTGTGTCGGCGAGCCGACATCATCGTGGCCGCGGCGGGAATGGCCCGCCTGGTCACCGCCGACTTCGTGAAGCCCGGCGCGGCGGTGCTCGACGTGGGCATCTCCCGCACCGAGGAAGGCATCGTCGGCGATGTCGACTTCGACAGTGTCCAGGAGATCGCCGGTGCGATCACCCCCATGCCCGGCGGCACCGGACCGATGACCATCGGCTGCCTCATGGAGAACACCCTGGCCGCGGCCCGGATGCTCGGAGCGATCCCGCGCTGA
- a CDS encoding DUF1015 family protein: MKHPLFTPFRGWLIADEWAERVVAGAYDAKTPAERRAIVESNPYSYFGVTRSAGDLGPGDDADDETLLRLGAETLTRILDVGAFTPSDHAAFYAYRLVFGDHSQTGIVGALDVDGLRDGRVLTHENVRPERATLLGHHLEVVGATSSPIALTHEPDPALRELLVEASTRRPDVDHVVEEVRHLIWTLDIRESERVTDLLADATVYVTDGHHRSAAALAGRDAHPQDPAFERTLAVLFPADELRVEAFHRRAPDVDARNVDDLRKSLATVGTVAAAADADDAAPRRRGEIGIYQDGQWAKLVLDPQERPSALASLDVERLRRDVIGHVLGIDELAHGSGVDYVPGPSGVGELVARCDADGMLGFVVFPTDIHDLMAVAQAGELMPPKSSYFAPKPRSGVFLRVLGIGATAHLPPS, encoded by the coding sequence ATGAAACACCCGCTCTTCACCCCGTTCCGGGGGTGGCTCATCGCCGACGAATGGGCCGAGCGCGTGGTCGCCGGCGCCTACGACGCGAAGACGCCGGCGGAACGCCGCGCCATCGTCGAGTCCAATCCCTACAGCTATTTCGGGGTGACCCGTTCCGCCGGTGATCTCGGTCCCGGCGACGATGCCGATGACGAGACGCTCCTCCGACTCGGCGCCGAGACCCTCACCCGCATCCTCGACGTCGGTGCGTTCACTCCGTCGGACCACGCAGCCTTCTACGCGTATCGCCTCGTCTTCGGCGACCATTCCCAGACGGGGATCGTCGGCGCCCTCGACGTCGACGGGCTGCGCGACGGTCGGGTGCTGACCCACGAGAACGTTCGCCCCGAGCGGGCCACGCTGCTCGGCCACCACCTCGAGGTGGTCGGTGCGACATCCTCGCCGATCGCGCTCACCCATGAGCCGGACCCTGCGCTGCGCGAGTTGCTCGTCGAGGCGAGCACCCGTCGGCCCGATGTCGATCATGTGGTCGAGGAAGTTCGCCACCTCATCTGGACGCTCGACATCCGGGAGAGCGAACGCGTCACCGACCTCCTGGCCGACGCGACCGTGTATGTGACCGATGGGCATCATCGGTCGGCCGCAGCCCTCGCGGGACGCGACGCGCATCCCCAGGACCCGGCGTTCGAGAGGACGCTCGCCGTCCTCTTCCCGGCCGACGAGCTCCGGGTCGAAGCGTTCCATCGCCGAGCCCCCGACGTCGATGCTCGCAACGTCGACGATCTGCGGAAGTCGCTGGCGACGGTGGGGACGGTCGCCGCGGCCGCCGACGCCGACGATGCCGCCCCCCGCCGACGCGGCGAGATCGGCATCTACCAGGACGGACAGTGGGCGAAGCTCGTCCTCGACCCCCAGGAACGGCCGTCCGCGCTCGCGTCGCTCGATGTCGAACGGCTCCGGCGCGACGTCATCGGCCACGTCCTCGGCATCGACGAACTCGCGCACGGCAGTGGGGTCGACTACGTGCCCGGCCCGTCGGGCGTCGGCGAGCTCGTCGCCCGCTGCGATGCCGACGGCATGCTCGGCTTCGTCGTGTTCCCCACCGACATCCACGACCTCATGGCCGTCGCCCAGGCCGGCGAGCTCATGCCACCCAAGTCGTCGTACTTCGCACCCAAGCCGCGCTCGGGCGTGTTCCTGCGCGTCCTCGGGATCGGCGCCACCGCCCATCTGCCGCCGAGCTGA
- a CDS encoding glycosyltransferase, with protein MNSPEISVIIPVHNAADTLVEQLDSVHAAQTHAPPGEILVVDNRSTDRSAALATEWARRRNVDLRVIDAGERAGEPFARNVGLAAARGDHVLFCDADDRVAPTWIASMTHALRTASYATGPIDMHELNPAWIADVRGSSVTGRSLLYDRVPYAHGCNMGFRRDALIALGGFDERYTAGCDLDIAIRMWEAGHELGYDDGAVIHYRLRPTLRETYRQGRFYGRFRVPIRRRLAEAGVATAGASRTGRRLFWLARKVPVAVVHRPTRARWVWVLGQVVGERLGAREFGEKR; from the coding sequence GTGAACAGTCCCGAGATCTCCGTCATCATCCCGGTCCACAATGCCGCCGACACCCTCGTCGAGCAGCTCGACTCGGTGCATGCCGCCCAGACGCATGCGCCACCCGGCGAGATCCTCGTCGTCGACAACCGCTCGACCGATCGATCGGCCGCGCTGGCCACCGAGTGGGCCCGCCGCCGCAACGTCGACCTCCGCGTGATCGACGCCGGCGAGCGGGCCGGTGAGCCCTTCGCCCGCAATGTCGGCCTCGCCGCGGCGAGAGGCGACCACGTCCTGTTCTGCGACGCCGACGACCGCGTCGCCCCCACCTGGATCGCGTCGATGACCCACGCACTTCGCACCGCGTCGTATGCGACCGGCCCCATCGACATGCACGAACTCAACCCCGCGTGGATCGCCGACGTCCGCGGCTCCTCGGTGACCGGACGATCGCTGCTGTACGACCGGGTGCCCTACGCCCACGGCTGCAACATGGGATTCCGGCGCGACGCGCTCATCGCCCTGGGCGGCTTCGACGAGCGCTACACCGCCGGCTGCGATCTCGACATCGCGATCCGCATGTGGGAAGCCGGCCACGAACTCGGCTACGACGACGGCGCCGTGATCCACTACCGACTGCGCCCCACACTGCGCGAGACCTACCGGCAGGGTCGCTTCTACGGCCGCTTCCGCGTCCCGATCCGCCGTCGACTCGCCGAGGCCGGTGTGGCCACCGCCGGCGCATCCCGTACCGGTCGCCGACTGTTCTGGCTGGCCCGCAAGGTGCCGGTCGCCGTCGTGCACCGCCCGACCCGCGCCCGCTGGGTCTGGGTGCTCGGCCAGGTGGTGGGCGAACGCCTCGGCGCCCGTGAGTTCGGGGAGAAGCGCTGA
- a CDS encoding glycosyltransferase, whose translation MVEPLRTHGVLITFRRRDALVDHLRILAAQTRPLTSLLVVDNDNDPAIRAIVEAETAAAPDVRYLGLDDNPGPAGGISAGIADVLARHADTDWLVLLDDDDPPPRPTTLEALATTTAALAAGDPDLGGVGLWGSTLASSGRLHAATGTAPERVAYLPGGACPHYRIGALREADGPDPALFFGFDDLDLGLALERSGASLWSSGLAREHGWTTMVEGRTASAAVDAPSWRRYYSLRNLVLVLRHDGRSGAALTMSLLAGIAKPLVNLPLRPRVGWRNLRLNLMALRHGWTGQAGKHLDPLDLPEWLR comes from the coding sequence ATGGTCGAACCGCTGCGCACCCATGGGGTCCTGATCACGTTCCGGCGCCGGGACGCACTCGTCGATCACCTCCGGATCCTCGCCGCGCAGACGCGACCACTCACCTCACTGCTCGTGGTCGACAACGACAACGACCCCGCCATCCGCGCCATCGTCGAGGCGGAAACCGCCGCGGCACCCGACGTCCGCTATCTCGGCCTCGACGACAACCCCGGTCCGGCCGGCGGGATCTCGGCCGGCATCGCCGACGTGCTGGCGCGCCACGCCGACACCGACTGGCTCGTCCTGCTCGACGACGACGACCCGCCGCCGCGCCCCACCACCCTCGAGGCGCTGGCCACCACCACCGCGGCGTTGGCCGCCGGGGACCCCGACCTCGGCGGGGTCGGCCTGTGGGGTTCGACGCTCGCGTCGAGCGGCCGCCTCCACGCCGCGACGGGCACGGCGCCCGAGCGAGTCGCCTACCTCCCCGGCGGCGCCTGTCCTCACTATCGGATCGGCGCGCTGCGCGAGGCCGACGGCCCGGACCCCGCCCTCTTCTTCGGGTTCGACGATCTCGATCTCGGCCTCGCGCTCGAGCGGTCCGGCGCGTCGCTCTGGTCGAGCGGACTCGCCCGCGAGCACGGGTGGACGACGATGGTCGAAGGTCGTACCGCCTCCGCCGCGGTCGACGCTCCGAGCTGGCGCCGCTACTACAGCCTCCGCAACCTGGTGCTGGTGCTGCGCCACGACGGCCGCAGCGGCGCGGCACTCACCATGTCGCTGCTCGCCGGGATCGCCAAGCCGCTCGTCAATCTCCCCCTGCGCCCCCGGGTCGGCTGGCGGAACCTCCGACTCAATCTCATGGCGCTGCGCCACGGGTGGACCGGGCAGGCCGGCAAACACCTCGACCCGCTCGATCTTCCCGAGTGGCTGCGATGA
- a CDS encoding CoA transferase, whose product MDDPRTGPMSGIRILDITQVVAGPLATQMLAEQGAEVIKIEPLGGELLRLGLRHGFPPLFANDNRGKRSVAIDTTTETGRDLVLELARDADVFIENFRPGVSERLGLGEAAVRGVAPDIVYVSVTGFGPTGPYAERACLDPVIQGLTGMVHGQTSRDLPFPDLIRTLVADKTTAYTAAQAISAALFARERGAGGQHIEIAMLDAVLAWFWPDGMSDFTLPDDPLPRRRASDNYRLTDTADGQIIYYLASTDQVRGMWRALGRDDLLADDRYNHIGLGADPEALAFVGATIVEEIGKLTTDEAIERLARESVPAGPIHERADVLTDPQIVHNELIVEWQHPDLGRVRQVRPPVVFHGTPTTMLHQIEDIGTSTRSVLHRAGLDDARIDDLVARGVVAAP is encoded by the coding sequence ATGGACGACCCCCGCACCGGCCCGATGAGCGGTATCCGGATCCTCGACATCACGCAGGTCGTGGCCGGTCCGCTGGCCACCCAGATGCTCGCGGAGCAGGGTGCCGAGGTCATCAAGATCGAGCCGCTCGGTGGAGAGCTCCTGCGACTCGGGCTCCGTCACGGCTTCCCGCCGCTCTTCGCCAACGACAATCGGGGGAAGCGGTCGGTCGCGATCGACACGACGACCGAGACGGGTCGCGACCTCGTGCTCGAGTTGGCCCGCGACGCCGACGTCTTCATCGAGAACTTCCGCCCCGGCGTCAGCGAGCGGCTCGGACTCGGCGAGGCCGCGGTGCGCGGCGTCGCTCCCGACATCGTCTACGTGTCGGTCACCGGGTTCGGCCCGACCGGACCCTACGCAGAGCGCGCCTGTCTCGACCCGGTCATCCAGGGACTGACGGGCATGGTCCACGGGCAGACGAGTCGCGACCTGCCGTTCCCGGATCTGATCCGCACGCTCGTCGCCGACAAGACCACGGCCTACACCGCAGCACAGGCGATCTCGGCTGCCCTGTTCGCCCGGGAGCGCGGGGCCGGCGGGCAACACATCGAGATCGCGATGCTCGACGCCGTGCTGGCGTGGTTCTGGCCCGACGGCATGAGCGACTTCACCCTGCCCGACGATCCGCTCCCCCGGCGCCGGGCCAGCGACAACTATCGCCTCACCGACACCGCCGACGGCCAGATCATCTACTACCTCGCGTCGACCGATCAGGTCCGCGGCATGTGGCGAGCGCTCGGACGCGACGATCTGCTCGCCGACGACCGGTACAACCACATCGGCCTCGGCGCCGATCCCGAAGCGCTCGCGTTCGTCGGGGCGACCATCGTCGAGGAGATCGGGAAACTCACGACCGACGAGGCCATCGAGCGGCTGGCCCGCGAGAGCGTGCCGGCCGGTCCCATCCACGAACGGGCCGACGTGCTCACCGACCCGCAGATCGTGCACAACGAACTCATCGTGGAATGGCAGCACCCCGATCTCGGGCGGGTACGCCAGGTCCGACCACCGGTGGTGTTCCACGGAACACCGACCACGATGCTGCACCAGATCGAGGACATCGGGACCAGCACCCGGTCGGTGCTCCACCGGGCGGGTCTCGACGACGCCCGCATCGACGACCTGGTCGCCCGCGGGGTGGTCGCGGCGCCCTGA